A single region of the Streptomyces sp. ITFR-16 genome encodes:
- a CDS encoding GAF domain-containing protein codes for MGGDSEDGGARASGDGTAALPRLRLDELLEELQSRIDEARGTRDRLNGLLEAVMSVGRELDLAQALRGIVEAAVTLVDAEYGALGVIGNDEKLAEFLPVGISDEVRTRIGSLPSGHGILGELIRHPAPLRLKELSEHPASYGFPPHHPPMHSFLGVPIRVRDEVFGNLYLTEKRGARDFDDEDEALVATLAVAAGIAIENARLYEEGRRRQRWLAASSEFTSALLSGSAESEVLEGMLSRAMDIAGADLGAFYLVGPDGELTGSLALGEKADEHRGIVLPSGRGTLAAAALAENGLITVTDIGSDARIGARPERWEGFGPAVAIPVGTKERLSGVLALARNRDRPVFPGAETAALPGFAGQAALALELADRRRDAEQMSLLEDRDRIARDLHDLAIQRLFATGMTLQSTRPFVEHPEAVERLNRAIEDLDATIKIIRTTIFGLREHTTKAGAPKLRSRALRAVEAVTPALGFTPGLRMEGLIDTDVPDRVADQVVAVIGEAPSNVARHARARRAEAAVVADGGELVVTVTDDGVGLPPEGNHHRGGLRNLAERARGLGGTLSVGARRDVRGGTVLEWRVPLAPGDD; via the coding sequence ATGGGCGGGGACAGCGAGGACGGCGGCGCGCGGGCGTCGGGGGACGGAACGGCCGCACTTCCGCGCCTGCGCCTCGATGAACTCCTCGAAGAGCTGCAGAGCCGGATCGACGAGGCCCGGGGGACGCGGGACCGGCTGAACGGACTGCTCGAAGCCGTCATGTCCGTGGGCCGGGAACTCGACCTGGCGCAGGCACTGCGCGGGATCGTGGAGGCCGCCGTCACCCTGGTAGACGCGGAGTACGGGGCCCTGGGGGTGATCGGGAACGACGAGAAGCTCGCCGAGTTCCTTCCCGTCGGCATCAGCGACGAGGTACGCACCCGGATCGGCAGCCTTCCCTCCGGTCACGGAATCCTCGGCGAGCTGATCCGCCACCCGGCACCGCTGCGGCTGAAGGAGCTCTCGGAGCACCCCGCCTCGTACGGCTTCCCGCCCCACCACCCGCCCATGCACTCCTTTCTCGGCGTGCCCATCCGGGTCCGCGACGAGGTCTTCGGGAATCTCTACCTGACCGAGAAGCGCGGAGCGCGGGACTTCGACGACGAGGACGAGGCACTGGTCGCCACGCTGGCCGTGGCGGCCGGCATCGCCATCGAGAACGCCCGGCTCTACGAGGAGGGCCGGCGCAGACAGCGTTGGCTGGCGGCCAGCTCCGAATTCACGAGTGCGCTGCTCTCCGGCTCCGCCGAGTCCGAGGTGCTCGAAGGAATGCTGAGCCGGGCCATGGACATCGCCGGAGCCGATCTCGGGGCCTTCTACCTCGTCGGCCCGGACGGGGAGCTGACCGGCTCGCTCGCGCTGGGGGAGAAGGCCGATGAGCACCGGGGCATCGTGCTGCCGAGCGGCCGGGGGACATTGGCCGCCGCCGCACTCGCGGAGAACGGGCTCATCACCGTGACGGACATCGGGTCCGACGCGCGGATCGGGGCGCGGCCGGAGCGGTGGGAGGGCTTCGGACCCGCGGTGGCGATTCCCGTGGGAACCAAGGAGAGACTGAGCGGGGTCCTGGCCCTGGCCCGGAACAGGGACCGGCCGGTGTTCCCGGGCGCGGAGACCGCCGCGCTGCCGGGCTTCGCCGGCCAGGCCGCACTGGCCCTCGAACTGGCGGACCGCCGGCGGGACGCCGAGCAGATGAGCCTTCTGGAGGACCGCGACCGGATCGCGCGCGATCTGCACGACCTCGCGATCCAGCGGCTCTTCGCCACGGGGATGACTCTGCAGAGCACGCGCCCGTTCGTCGAGCACCCCGAGGCCGTGGAGCGGCTCAACCGCGCCATCGAGGACCTCGATGCCACCATCAAGATCATCCGTACCACCATCTTCGGTCTCCGGGAGCACACGACGAAGGCCGGCGCCCCGAAGCTCAGATCCCGGGCCCTGCGGGCCGTGGAGGCCGTCACGCCCGCCCTGGGGTTCACGCCCGGCCTGCGGATGGAGGGGCTGATCGACACGGACGTGCCCGATCGGGTGGCCGATCAGGTGGTCGCGGTCATCGGGGAGGCGCCGAGCAACGTGGCCCGCCACGCCCGGGCGCGGCGGGCGGAGGCGGCGGTGGTCGCCGACGGCGGGGAGCTGGTGGTGACGGTGACCGACGACGGCGTCGGGCTGCCGCCGGAGGGGAACCACCACCGCGGCGGTCTGCGGAATCTGGCGGAGCGTGCCCGAGGGCTGGGCGGCACCCTGTCCGTCGGTGCGCGGCGGGACGTGCGCGGCGGCACCGTGCTGGAGTGGCGGGTGCCGCTGGCCCCCGGCGACGACTGA
- a CDS encoding response regulator transcription factor, with amino-acid sequence MSETPTASDAPIRVFLLDDHEVVRRGLRDLLGAEPGIEVVGEAATAAQALARGPALKPDVAVLDVRLPDGDGITVCRELRSRMPDLACLMLTSFDDEDALLDAVMAGAAGYVLKQINGSDLVSAVRTVARGQSMLDPATTARLMRSVRGPGADAHPEDERLAVLSEREHAVLDLIGEGLTNRQIAKRLYLSEKTVKNHISRLLGKLGVERRVQAAVIAAEAREHPHHDT; translated from the coding sequence ATGTCCGAAACTCCGACCGCCTCGGATGCCCCGATCCGCGTCTTCCTGCTCGACGATCACGAAGTGGTGCGGCGGGGGCTGCGGGACCTTCTGGGCGCCGAGCCCGGTATCGAGGTGGTGGGCGAGGCGGCCACGGCCGCGCAGGCGCTGGCCCGGGGGCCCGCGCTCAAGCCCGATGTGGCCGTGCTGGACGTCCGGCTGCCCGACGGCGACGGCATCACGGTGTGCCGGGAACTGCGCTCGCGGATGCCGGACCTGGCGTGCCTGATGCTGACGTCCTTCGACGACGAGGACGCCCTGCTCGATGCGGTCATGGCGGGGGCGGCCGGATACGTACTCAAGCAGATCAACGGCTCCGACCTGGTGTCCGCCGTGCGCACGGTGGCGCGGGGCCAGTCGATGCTGGACCCCGCGACGACGGCCCGGCTGATGCGTTCCGTACGCGGTCCCGGGGCGGACGCCCACCCGGAGGACGAGCGGCTTGCCGTGCTGTCCGAACGGGAGCACGCCGTTCTCGACCTGATCGGGGAGGGCCTCACCAACCGGCAGATCGCCAAGCGGCTGTATCTGTCGGAGAAGACGGTCAAGAACCACATCTCGCGGCTGCTCGGGAAGCTCGGCGTGGAACGCCGCGTCCAGGCGGCCGTCATCGCGGCGGAGGCGCGGGAGCACCCGCATCACGACACCTGA
- a CDS encoding WD40 repeat domain-containing protein gives MAQHEGAEPVAEHVDADDRASVYQEALENQALHLSRLRVERGNPSLRAIEARARKLFAQEHAALPIATQSAAFGGKYVSVDRVMLLVRTLLSWDEYGQECSPPDRRSPALEPWRARWVAVASARPTRRRSGAMRREPMSEPQRTSRTAAPSSPFALAYAPVAHSGPVVSVAFSPDGLLIATGSADNTVRLWEAASGAPVGDALAGHTEGVACVAFSPDGRLLATASADHTVRLWDTASGATAGEPLTGHSDEVWSVAFSPDGGLLATAGADETVRFWDATTRTPLGGPLTGHGDPVWSTAFSPDGNLLATASRDKTVRLWDPVTGALVGRPLIGHTDDVESVAFSPAGQLLATAGSDGTVRVWSPITGTEALAPLAGHTGPVFSVAFSPDGQLLASSSRDRTVRLWDPATGAPVGEPLTGHTDQVWSVAFSPDGSMLATASHDSTVRVHRRGEPSAPEPVAVSTAALRAVEHAVATGYPVPLPAVHGRHEGPVHSVAFSADSRLLATAGHDGTVRLWNPITRLPVGTPLSGHADRIHAVAFSPDGRLVATASDDESVRLWDVDTRLQIGDRLTAFDGDHGSCLSVAFSPDGRLLATGSHDPQLWATATGAALGGPLTGHTDSVAGVAFSPDGRLLATGSHDGTVRLWDPAGRLPVGSPMSGRTDSAGVTSLAFSPEGHLLATGDQDGTVRLWETMTGTPVREPLTGHTGPIASVAFSPDGRLLATAGHDGTVRLWNALTRRPVGEHLDVRDGRIHSVAFSPDGHFLASGGSDGNIRLWAGRFRQPSPQGPGSPPPSAERHVNSRVQIRDDAR, from the coding sequence GTGGCGCAGCACGAGGGGGCGGAGCCTGTGGCGGAACACGTCGACGCGGACGACCGGGCGAGCGTGTATCAGGAGGCGTTGGAGAACCAGGCTCTCCACCTGTCCCGACTGAGGGTGGAGCGGGGCAATCCGTCGCTGCGTGCCATCGAGGCCCGGGCGCGGAAGCTGTTCGCCCAGGAGCACGCCGCGCTGCCGATCGCCACTCAGAGCGCCGCGTTCGGCGGGAAGTACGTGAGCGTGGACAGGGTCATGCTGCTCGTCCGCACGCTGCTGTCCTGGGACGAGTACGGGCAGGAGTGCTCGCCGCCCGACCGCAGATCACCTGCTCTGGAGCCTTGGCGGGCGAGGTGGGTCGCCGTGGCCTCGGCACGGCCGACCCGACGCCGGTCAGGTGCCATGCGGCGGGAACCGATGAGCGAGCCGCAGCGGACCTCTCGTACGGCGGCCCCCTCGTCCCCTTTCGCTCTTGCCTACGCTCCTGTGGCGCACTCGGGTCCGGTGGTGTCGGTGGCGTTCTCCCCGGACGGGCTGCTGATCGCCACAGGGAGCGCGGACAACACCGTACGGCTGTGGGAGGCCGCGTCCGGAGCTCCGGTCGGTGACGCTCTCGCCGGCCACACCGAGGGGGTCGCGTGCGTGGCGTTCTCACCCGACGGAAGGCTGCTGGCGACCGCGAGCGCCGACCACACGGTGCGCCTGTGGGACACCGCGTCCGGGGCCACCGCCGGTGAACCGCTCACCGGTCACAGCGACGAGGTCTGGTCGGTGGCCTTCTCCCCCGACGGCGGCCTGCTCGCCACCGCCGGCGCGGACGAGACCGTGCGGTTCTGGGACGCGACCACGCGCACCCCACTCGGCGGTCCGCTCACCGGCCACGGTGATCCCGTCTGGTCGACGGCGTTCTCCCCCGACGGCAACCTGCTCGCCACAGCGAGCCGCGACAAGACCGTGCGCCTGTGGGACCCCGTCACGGGCGCGCTCGTCGGAAGACCTCTCATCGGCCATACCGACGACGTCGAGTCGGTGGCGTTCTCACCCGCCGGGCAACTCCTGGCCACGGCCGGCTCCGACGGGACCGTACGGGTGTGGAGTCCGATCACCGGCACCGAAGCCCTTGCCCCACTCGCCGGCCATACCGGCCCGGTCTTCTCCGTGGCGTTCTCCCCCGACGGACAATTACTCGCCAGCTCCAGTCGGGACCGGACCGTACGGCTGTGGGACCCCGCAACCGGGGCGCCGGTCGGCGAACCTCTCACCGGCCACACCGACCAGGTCTGGTCGGTGGCCTTCTCCCCCGACGGCAGCATGCTCGCCACTGCGAGCCACGACAGCACCGTGCGCGTCCACCGGCGCGGTGAGCCGAGCGCTCCGGAACCCGTCGCCGTGTCCACCGCGGCGCTGCGGGCGGTCGAGCACGCTGTCGCAACCGGATATCCCGTCCCGCTGCCCGCCGTTCACGGCAGGCACGAGGGTCCGGTCCACTCGGTGGCGTTCTCCGCCGACAGCCGTCTGCTCGCCACCGCCGGCCACGACGGAACCGTCCGCCTGTGGAACCCCATCACCCGTCTCCCCGTCGGCACGCCCCTCTCCGGCCACGCCGACAGGATCCACGCGGTGGCGTTCTCCCCGGACGGCCGCCTCGTCGCCACGGCCAGTGACGACGAGTCCGTCCGCCTGTGGGACGTCGACACCCGCCTCCAGATCGGCGATCGGCTCACCGCTTTTGACGGGGACCACGGGTCCTGTCTGTCCGTGGCGTTCTCGCCCGACGGTCGTCTCCTCGCCACCGGCAGCCACGACCCCCAGCTCTGGGCCACCGCGACCGGCGCCGCCCTCGGTGGCCCCCTCACCGGCCACACCGACAGCGTCGCAGGCGTGGCGTTCTCCCCCGACGGACGTCTCCTCGCCACCGGCAGCCACGACGGAACGGTCCGACTGTGGGACCCTGCCGGGCGCCTCCCGGTCGGTTCCCCCATGAGCGGCCGCACGGACAGCGCGGGCGTGACATCCCTGGCGTTCTCTCCCGAGGGGCATCTCCTCGCGACCGGCGATCAGGACGGAACCGTCCGGCTGTGGGAAACCATGACCGGCACCCCGGTCCGTGAGCCCCTCACCGGCCACACCGGTCCAATCGCCTCGGTCGCGTTCTCTCCCGACGGACGTCTGCTCGCCACCGCCGGCCACGACGGAACCGTCCGCCTGTGGAACGCGCTGACCCGACGCCCTGTCGGAGAACATCTGGACGTCCGCGACGGCCGGATTCATTCCGTCGCGTTCTCCCCCGACGGCCACTTCCTCGCATCGGGCGGAAGCGACGGGAACATACGGCTGTGGGCAGGACGCTTTCGACAGCCGTCGCCTCAAGGCCCTGGCTCACCGCCACCGTCGGCCGAGAGGCATGTCAACTCAAGGGTGCAGATACGCGACGACGCACGGTAG
- a CDS encoding DUF4246 domain-containing protein, whose protein sequence is MTGLSPFPLPFQTARSIAFATPRTLRELEMTRCSSHIRSKPGWFDKMNDAGIVARWTREAVAQGLTEAQVHYVLAELAHYAALRDARTGVEVSAVDGVWQSDILIDDELRSRLCDAVRVLEEVPETEKDWHPGSDGQVLDLVHPSLFCLVREASGGPERAWQNPTDRYWAYEFSEKFQWLPTDVDISADGEAVFRSYVNNVHPETHHELASVLPDLFARMRPLLENVLTDLRHPRPLRIKADPYGWYDSEPEYPNKSSYSSDEAFKEARQAWEVAHDAWWEDRRPVVPDAPAFTPPELPGASARVGLCGRRLQVIVKLATIHLTPDKPEYAGGSWHVEGMLNERIVSTGIYYWDNENITESRLSFRAALDDPHYEQNDDNGVREVYGLEDEDALNQLLGSASTPAGRCLAFPNILQHRVGPFRLADPGRPGHRKILAFFLVDPSEEIVSTSDVPPQQPWADTSTMTLEQARDYREQLMRERKFFIDEHNEQLYEREFSLCEH, encoded by the coding sequence GTGACCGGCCTGTCTCCCTTCCCGCTGCCCTTTCAGACTGCCCGTTCCATAGCGTTCGCGACACCCCGGACGCTGCGTGAGCTGGAGATGACGCGGTGCAGCTCACACATCCGGTCGAAGCCGGGGTGGTTCGACAAGATGAACGACGCCGGCATCGTCGCCAGGTGGACACGGGAGGCGGTTGCCCAGGGGCTCACCGAAGCGCAGGTTCACTACGTTCTCGCCGAGCTCGCGCACTACGCGGCGCTGCGGGACGCGCGAACCGGCGTCGAGGTGTCCGCGGTCGACGGTGTGTGGCAGTCGGACATCTTGATCGACGACGAGCTCAGGTCCCGGCTGTGCGACGCGGTGCGGGTGCTGGAAGAGGTCCCCGAGACTGAGAAGGACTGGCATCCCGGGTCCGACGGCCAGGTACTGGATCTGGTGCACCCCTCACTGTTCTGTCTGGTGAGGGAGGCGAGCGGCGGCCCCGAGCGGGCCTGGCAGAACCCCACGGACCGCTACTGGGCGTACGAGTTCTCGGAGAAGTTCCAGTGGCTGCCCACGGACGTCGACATCAGCGCCGACGGCGAGGCCGTCTTCCGTTCGTACGTCAACAACGTCCACCCGGAAACCCATCACGAACTGGCCTCCGTCCTGCCGGACTTGTTCGCCCGCATGCGCCCGCTGCTGGAGAACGTCCTCACCGATCTCCGGCATCCCCGGCCGCTGCGGATCAAGGCCGACCCCTACGGCTGGTACGACTCGGAACCGGAGTATCCGAACAAGTCCTCCTACAGCTCCGACGAGGCCTTCAAGGAAGCCCGCCAGGCGTGGGAGGTGGCGCACGACGCCTGGTGGGAGGACCGCCGCCCGGTCGTCCCGGACGCACCGGCCTTCACCCCGCCCGAGCTGCCCGGCGCATCCGCGCGGGTCGGCCTGTGCGGCCGCCGCCTCCAGGTCATCGTCAAGCTCGCCACGATCCACCTCACCCCGGACAAGCCCGAGTACGCGGGCGGTTCCTGGCATGTCGAGGGGATGCTGAACGAGCGGATCGTCTCGACCGGCATCTACTACTGGGACAACGAGAACATCACCGAGAGCCGGCTGAGCTTCCGCGCGGCCCTCGACGACCCGCACTACGAACAGAACGACGACAACGGTGTGCGCGAGGTCTACGGTCTGGAGGACGAGGACGCGCTGAACCAGCTGCTGGGGTCGGCGTCCACCCCGGCCGGCCGCTGCCTGGCCTTCCCGAACATCCTGCAACACCGCGTCGGACCGTTCCGCCTCGCGGACCCCGGCCGTCCGGGACATCGGAAGATCCTCGCGTTCTTCCTGGTCGACCCGTCGGAAGAGATCGTCTCGACATCCGATGTGCCGCCGCAGCAGCCGTGGGCCGACACCTCGACCATGACGCTCGAACAGGCCAGGGACTATCGCGAACAGCTCATGCGGGAGCGCAAGTTCTTCATCGACGAGCACAACGAGCAGCTGTACGAGCGAGAGTTCTCCCTCTGCGAGCACTGA
- a CDS encoding TauD/TfdA family dioxygenase, producing the protein MTDDSGISENALYQMLRKEPLPKEVLKEVFQQYYCIRTFPQILVGPAARVDDEFIRLKSARTVVSELGDGHGEAIHRFGNRKALRDDTAANQSLSQEQHAQLPGARHRLFETHPVTGAPGLFAPSGSAMSVVGLSDAQSHLALDALEEFVLKELPAYTHRYQPGDLVIWDNMSTLHRGTGVSATRDFETSRLLHRINVQYAGARAGAPERSRSAAGRRRA; encoded by the coding sequence ATGACCGACGACTCAGGGATCAGCGAGAACGCGTTGTACCAGATGCTTCGCAAGGAGCCGCTCCCCAAGGAAGTCCTCAAGGAGGTCTTCCAGCAGTACTACTGCATCCGGACGTTCCCGCAGATCCTGGTCGGGCCGGCCGCCCGCGTGGACGACGAGTTCATCCGGCTGAAGAGCGCCCGCACCGTTGTCTCGGAGCTGGGTGACGGCCACGGGGAGGCCATCCACCGCTTCGGCAACCGGAAGGCTCTGCGGGACGACACGGCGGCGAACCAGTCCCTGTCCCAGGAGCAGCACGCCCAACTGCCGGGCGCCCGGCACCGGCTGTTCGAGACTCACCCCGTCACGGGCGCCCCCGGCCTCTTCGCGCCCTCGGGGAGCGCCATGTCCGTCGTCGGGCTCTCCGACGCCCAGTCGCATCTGGCGCTCGACGCGCTGGAGGAGTTCGTCCTGAAGGAGCTGCCCGCCTACACCCACCGGTATCAGCCCGGTGACCTGGTGATCTGGGACAACATGAGCACGCTGCACCGAGGGACCGGGGTCAGCGCGACCCGGGACTTCGAAACCAGCCGCCTCCTGCACCGGATCAACGTCCAGTACGCCGGGGCCCGGGCAGGAGCCCCCGAGCGATCCCGGTCCGCCGCCGGGCGACGGCGGGCGTGA
- a CDS encoding HAD family phosphatase translates to MKPRVFLFDLGGVVCRFHREHRLKILGEACGLPAERVDAELYSSGLISSWDGGAGNAEEVEGEIRLRLGFSGTSAELRRIWCGAFEPDPDVLAAADLLRSHPTALFTDNDALLLSGLPEQLAEVDERFDALAFSCALGATKPAPEAFAGALRLLDATAEEAFFVDDREANVRAARELGLTAVLFEGGTALRRTVRELLGPV, encoded by the coding sequence ATGAAGCCACGGGTTTTCCTTTTCGATCTCGGCGGCGTCGTCTGCCGCTTTCACCGCGAGCACCGGCTGAAAATTCTCGGCGAGGCGTGCGGCCTTCCGGCGGAACGTGTCGACGCGGAGCTCTACTCCTCAGGTCTGATCTCCTCCTGGGACGGCGGAGCCGGAAATGCCGAAGAGGTGGAGGGGGAGATCAGGCTGCGTCTCGGCTTCTCCGGCACCTCCGCCGAACTGCGCCGCATCTGGTGCGGCGCCTTCGAGCCCGACCCCGACGTCCTCGCCGCCGCCGATCTTCTCCGCTCGCACCCCACGGCCCTGTTCACGGACAACGACGCGCTGCTGCTCTCGGGCCTTCCCGAGCAGCTGGCGGAGGTGGACGAGCGCTTCGACGCCCTCGCCTTCTCCTGCGCGCTCGGGGCGACCAAACCCGCCCCCGAAGCCTTCGCGGGAGCCCTGCGCCTCCTCGATGCCACCGCTGAGGAGGCCTTCTTCGTCGACGACCGGGAGGCCAATGTGCGGGCCGCCCGAGAGCTGGGACTGACCGCCGTGCTCTTCGAGGGCGGGACCGCCCTGCGGCGCACCGTGCGGGAGCTGCTGGGGCCTGTCTGA
- a CDS encoding gamma-glutamyl-gamma-aminobutyrate hydrolase family protein (Members of this family of hydrolases with an active site Cys residue belong to MEROPS family C26.), whose amino-acid sequence MELTLLRWAEEGHKPVLGICRGAQLLNAAKDGTLWQDLPAQRGVSGHGGDGTGTGFHDIAVEEGSRLRQVTDAGRILVNSRHHLAVSALGAGLGTVAHAPDGVIEVMEAHGPRFAPGVQRRPKELPAASPAGEGSSGL is encoded by the coding sequence ATGGAACTGACGCTGCTGCGCTGGGCGGAGGAGGGCCACAAGCCCGTCCTCGGCATCTGCCGGGGCGCCCAGCTGCTCAACGCGGCCAAGGACGGGACCCTGTGGCAGGACCTCCCGGCCCAGAGAGGGGTCTCCGGGCACGGCGGCGACGGCACCGGAACAGGCTTCCACGACATCGCCGTCGAAGAGGGAAGCCGGCTGCGGCAGGTGACGGACGCCGGACGGATCCTGGTGAACAGCCGTCACCACTTGGCGGTCTCCGCGCTCGGGGCGGGCCTGGGCACCGTCGCCCACGCCCCGGACGGCGTGATCGAGGTGATGGAGGCCCACGGCCCGCGGTTCGCGCCCGGAGTCCAGCGGCGCCCCAAGGAACTGCCGGCCGCCTCGCCGGCCGGGGAAGGGTCTTCCGGGCTCTGA
- a CDS encoding serine/threonine-protein kinase — protein sequence MSLRVGDPAEIGGYPLEARLGSGGMGTVFLARTSSGRPVAIKLIHQQFAADDEFRIRFRQEVAAARRVSGAFTAAVVDAAPEADQPWMATTYIEGQTLAQHITAQGPLDGAELRRLAIGLAEALRDIHRVGVVHRDLKPSNVVLSPEGPRVIDFGISRAADQQTLTMTGRVIGTPPFMSPEQLQAPRGVGPRSDVFSLGTLLVYAATGHGPFDADSPYLTAYQVVHEEPSLDAVPVALRAVVEPCLDKEPGGRPSADELLVLLRDLPADLGGTVTGGAGAGRTRDMITQPHLATRATPATAPDGPDTGTGTGASIGRRLRHRWRPVLAAAVAVVAIGGGVAVLRPDGNGGSGDGDKGSSPAAPAAALPAGFAPWRKSVPGGREDIPDELRCVAHGDSVFCGGGGVVATRIKVLDGSRMWTADSPGVPVQGMHLVGATDDTVIGYRFAAEDAPGNPPDEIVALDADDGRELWSAPSGARSTAVTGRTRDALVADSTVVSVDASDSRFEARDAHSGEITWRTPFPAGRQCAPVAAGARLLAMCATDAEVEDLAVRHPTLYPVDRASGALGRPVAVNGPAVPMGVAGGRLVLLLEHLEGPAGTGYDGVARVDVSSRKVSYSLLDKTYDGTPGMAGGTVYVSGRTGLVTALDPVTGREKWSRQTAVEGASGPAQGLGAVMFSSSTGRVVALSPRDGKLLWTTDPQVDGFTGEEGASPRVTVAGRAVVVAAAKNTLFAFDGRKPPKPR from the coding sequence GTGTCGCTGCGCGTGGGCGATCCAGCCGAGATCGGCGGTTATCCGCTGGAGGCGCGGCTCGGCTCGGGTGGCATGGGCACGGTCTTCCTGGCCCGTACGAGTTCCGGCCGGCCCGTCGCGATCAAGCTCATCCACCAGCAGTTCGCGGCGGACGACGAGTTCCGCATCCGGTTCCGGCAGGAGGTGGCGGCGGCGCGGCGGGTGAGCGGTGCGTTCACCGCCGCCGTGGTCGACGCGGCGCCCGAGGCCGATCAGCCGTGGATGGCGACGACCTATATCGAGGGGCAGACGCTCGCCCAGCACATCACCGCGCAGGGCCCGCTGGACGGCGCCGAGCTGCGCAGACTCGCCATCGGACTGGCCGAGGCGCTGCGCGACATCCACCGGGTGGGGGTGGTCCACCGTGATCTGAAGCCCTCGAACGTCGTGCTCTCGCCGGAGGGGCCGCGCGTCATCGATTTCGGCATCTCGCGCGCCGCGGACCAGCAGACGCTGACGATGACGGGGCGGGTCATCGGGACGCCGCCCTTCATGTCGCCGGAGCAGTTGCAGGCGCCGCGCGGTGTGGGGCCCCGGTCCGACGTCTTCTCGCTGGGCACGCTGCTGGTGTACGCGGCGACGGGCCACGGGCCCTTCGACGCGGACAGCCCGTACCTCACCGCCTACCAGGTGGTGCACGAGGAACCGTCGCTGGATGCCGTGCCGGTGGCGCTGCGCGCGGTCGTCGAGCCGTGCCTGGACAAGGAGCCCGGGGGGCGTCCCTCGGCGGACGAACTGCTCGTGCTGCTGCGGGACCTGCCGGCCGACCTCGGCGGGACCGTCACGGGCGGGGCCGGCGCGGGCCGCACCCGCGACATGATCACCCAGCCCCACCTCGCGACACGGGCCACCCCGGCCACCGCCCCGGACGGTCCCGATACGGGTACGGGCACCGGTGCCTCGATCGGTCGCCGGCTGCGTCACCGATGGCGCCCCGTGCTCGCGGCCGCGGTCGCCGTGGTGGCGATCGGCGGAGGTGTCGCCGTGCTGAGGCCGGACGGCAACGGGGGGAGCGGCGACGGCGACAAGGGCAGCAGCCCCGCCGCCCCGGCCGCCGCGCTTCCGGCCGGCTTCGCACCGTGGCGCAAGTCCGTGCCGGGCGGGCGCGAGGACATCCCCGACGAACTGCGGTGCGTCGCGCACGGAGACTCGGTGTTCTGCGGGGGCGGCGGTGTGGTCGCGACCCGCATCAAGGTCCTGGACGGCTCGCGGATGTGGACCGCGGACAGTCCCGGCGTCCCGGTCCAGGGCATGCACCTGGTGGGCGCCACCGACGACACGGTGATCGGCTACCGCTTCGCCGCAGAGGACGCCCCGGGGAACCCTCCGGACGAGATCGTGGCGCTGGACGCGGACGACGGCCGCGAGCTGTGGTCCGCCCCGTCCGGCGCCCGGTCGACGGCCGTCACCGGCCGGACCCGGGACGCGCTGGTGGCAGACTCCACCGTGGTGTCGGTCGACGCCTCCGACTCCCGCTTCGAGGCCCGGGACGCGCACAGCGGCGAGATCACCTGGAGGACACCGTTCCCGGCGGGCAGACAGTGCGCTCCCGTCGCGGCGGGCGCGCGGCTCCTCGCGATGTGCGCGACGGACGCGGAGGTGGAGGACCTGGCGGTGCGCCACCCCACCCTGTATCCGGTCGACCGCGCCTCGGGAGCACTGGGCAGACCCGTCGCGGTCAACGGGCCCGCCGTGCCGATGGGTGTCGCCGGAGGCCGGCTCGTCCTTCTTCTGGAGCACCTGGAGGGCCCGGCCGGCACGGGCTACGACGGGGTGGCGCGGGTCGACGTGTCCTCCCGCAAGGTCTCGTACTCCCTGCTGGACAAGACGTACGACGGGACGCCGGGCATGGCCGGCGGCACCGTCTACGTGAGCGGACGGACCGGTCTCGTCACGGCACTCGACCCCGTGACCGGCCGGGAGAAGTGGTCCCGGCAGACGGCCGTGGAGGGCGCGTCCGGCCCCGCGCAGGGCCTCGGCGCGGTGATGTTCAGCTCGTCCACGGGCCGGGTCGTCGCGCTGTCCCCGCGCGACGGGAAACTCCTGTGGACCACGGACCCCCAGGTCGACGGCTTCACGGGCGAGGAGGGCGCGAGCCCCCGTGTGACCGTGGCGGGGCGTGCGGTGGTCGTGGCCGCGGCCAAGAACACGCTCTTCGCGTTCGACGGCCGAAAGCCCCCGAAGCCGCGCTGA